From Solwaraspora sp. WMMD1047, the proteins below share one genomic window:
- a CDS encoding nucleotidyltransferase family protein: MAAIVLAAGAGRRYGGPKALVRLDGRLLVERAVRTAAEGGCAPVLAVLGAAADRILAEADLGTAAHVTNPDWATGMGSSLRTGLGALAGTPAVAAMVLLVDMPGVTPAAVRRLVSLAGPDALAVGGYGPRRGHPVLLGRRHWPGVAALAVGDVGARPYLRGRAAQVRVVDCADVADDTDLDTPSP, encoded by the coding sequence GGCCCAAGGCGCTCGTCCGCCTCGACGGCCGGCTGCTGGTGGAGCGGGCGGTCCGCACCGCCGCCGAGGGCGGCTGCGCGCCCGTGCTGGCGGTGCTCGGCGCGGCCGCGGACCGGATCCTGGCGGAGGCGGATCTGGGCACCGCTGCGCACGTGACGAACCCCGACTGGGCCACCGGAATGGGCTCGTCGCTGCGGACCGGGCTGGGCGCGCTGGCCGGCACCCCGGCGGTCGCCGCCATGGTGCTGCTCGTCGACATGCCCGGCGTCACCCCGGCGGCGGTCCGCAGGCTGGTCTCGTTGGCCGGCCCGGACGCGCTCGCGGTCGGTGGCTACGGCCCCCGGCGCGGCCACCCGGTGCTGCTCGGCCGGCGGCACTGGCCGGGGGTGGCCGCGCTGGCGGTCGGCGACGTCGGAGCGCGCCCCTACCTGCGCGGGCGGGCGGCGCAGGTGCGGGTGGTCGACTGCGCCGACGTCGCCGACGACACCGATCTGGACACCCCGTCGCCCTGA
- a CDS encoding PucR family transcriptional regulator, which produces MLLREALDLPALRLTVLAGADDLDRPVSRVYVTDLPDPRRYLTGGEIVLTGLMWRRRPADSELFAAACAAAGVAAIGAGDAAYGSVPDDLVAACRRHRIPLFEVPVEVSFREILDGVNPTLWARRASGLATVLGRHRGLVAAMAGGARLADLLPPVAADLGVDCWVLTPTGRLVAATAPLPATTGAAAATAYLTAVRLPTPVVLDGRPMVLAAVPGRPEHRLSGWLLAVAAAGGPLGPNRNGTAAAAGPLGPNHTGTADGGHPGTDRAGMAVAGEPSAPDLAGVAAELVSPVALERAQFDEAGRIERRLADQVGAVLAGRGAGADLPGRLLSCGLPPDATFLAVAARLTGLRTPPELAVAVCEEVVRTAGAGQPAVVTGAGPPDGVLGVLVVAPPQVATVVAGIRAAATGLAAGLTGTSRLAIGVSDPADGAGALAGAVEEARHALGAATAGTETAGTETDGTATAGTAVGGVGPAGGTAGPGGAPERVRVVAASELASHLMLLAGLPVDARRSFRDRLLGPLLAYDRAHDAELVRTLDSFLASSGSWSRCAALLHVHVNTLRYRIGRIEQLTGRDLTRFEDRVDFFLALRLPAETTG; this is translated from the coding sequence ATGCTGCTGCGTGAGGCGTTGGACCTGCCGGCGCTGCGGCTGACCGTACTCGCCGGCGCCGACGACCTCGACCGACCGGTGTCGCGGGTCTACGTCACCGACCTGCCGGACCCCCGGCGCTACCTGACCGGCGGCGAGATCGTGTTGACCGGGCTGATGTGGCGGCGACGGCCGGCGGATTCGGAGCTCTTCGCGGCCGCCTGCGCGGCCGCCGGGGTGGCCGCGATCGGGGCCGGCGACGCGGCGTACGGCAGCGTGCCGGACGACCTGGTGGCGGCCTGCCGCCGGCACCGGATCCCGCTGTTCGAGGTGCCGGTCGAGGTGTCGTTCCGGGAGATCCTGGACGGGGTGAACCCGACGCTGTGGGCTCGGCGGGCCAGCGGCCTGGCCACCGTGCTGGGTCGTCACCGTGGCCTGGTGGCGGCGATGGCCGGCGGCGCCCGGCTGGCCGATCTGCTCCCGCCGGTCGCCGCCGACCTGGGGGTGGACTGCTGGGTGCTGACCCCGACCGGTCGGCTGGTCGCCGCGACGGCGCCGCTGCCGGCGACGACCGGCGCGGCGGCGGCGACGGCCTACCTGACCGCCGTCCGGCTGCCCACCCCGGTCGTGTTGGACGGCCGCCCGATGGTGCTGGCGGCGGTGCCCGGCCGGCCCGAACACCGGCTGTCCGGCTGGCTGCTCGCGGTGGCCGCCGCCGGCGGACCCCTCGGGCCGAACCGCAACGGTACGGCCGCCGCTGCCGGACCCCTCGGGCCGAACCACACCGGTACGGCCGACGGCGGGCACCCGGGGACGGACCGGGCCGGGATGGCCGTCGCCGGCGAGCCGTCCGCGCCGGATCTGGCCGGGGTGGCGGCCGAACTGGTCAGCCCGGTGGCACTGGAGCGGGCGCAGTTCGACGAGGCGGGCCGGATCGAGCGGCGGCTGGCCGACCAGGTCGGCGCGGTGCTCGCCGGCCGGGGGGCGGGCGCCGACCTGCCGGGCCGGCTGCTCTCCTGCGGGCTGCCGCCCGACGCCACCTTCCTGGCGGTGGCGGCCCGGCTGACCGGGTTGCGCACGCCGCCGGAGCTGGCGGTGGCGGTCTGCGAGGAGGTGGTCCGCACGGCCGGCGCCGGGCAACCGGCGGTGGTCACCGGAGCCGGACCGCCGGACGGCGTACTCGGGGTGCTGGTCGTGGCACCGCCGCAGGTGGCGACGGTGGTGGCCGGCATCCGGGCGGCGGCGACCGGACTCGCCGCCGGGTTGACCGGCACCAGCCGGCTGGCGATCGGCGTCAGCGACCCGGCCGACGGAGCGGGGGCACTGGCCGGCGCCGTGGAGGAGGCCCGGCACGCCCTCGGCGCGGCCACCGCCGGCACCGAAACCGCCGGCACCGAAACCGACGGGACAGCCACCGCCGGGACAGCAGTCGGCGGGGTGGGGCCGGCCGGCGGGACGGCGGGGCCGGGCGGTGCGCCGGAGCGGGTCCGGGTGGTGGCCGCCAGCGAGCTCGCCTCGCACCTGATGCTGCTGGCCGGGCTGCCCGTCGACGCGCGGCGGTCGTTCCGGGACCGGCTGCTCGGTCCGCTGCTCGCCTACGACCGGGCGCACGACGCGGAACTGGTCCGCACCCTCGACTCGTTCTTGGCCAGTTCGGGCTCGTGGAGTCGGTGCGCGGCGCTGCTGCACGTACACGTCAACACGCTGCGGTACCGGATCGGCCGGATCGAACAGCTCACCGGACGCGACCTGACCCGGTTCGAGGACCGGGTGGATTTCTTCCTGGCTCTTCGCCTGCCCGCCGAGACGACCGGGTAG
- the uraD gene encoding 2-oxo-4-hydroxy-4-carboxy-5-ureidoimidazoline decarboxylase — translation MVAIAGHHPGLAVFNTAPAAEAERDLRTCCAADGWVREVVAGRPYPDLPALLGRADAALRRLTPDGVAQALAAHPRIGERPAGADRESAWSRREQAGVAGADAGTRAALAAANREYEQRFGQLFLIFASGRTEAEILAAARERLGNDDETERLVVREELRRIALLRLERLLG, via the coding sequence GTGGTCGCAATCGCCGGTCACCACCCGGGTCTGGCCGTCTTCAACACCGCCCCGGCCGCCGAGGCGGAACGGGACCTGCGGACCTGCTGCGCGGCCGACGGCTGGGTACGGGAGGTGGTCGCCGGTCGGCCGTACCCGGACCTGCCGGCGCTGCTCGGCCGCGCCGACGCCGCGCTGCGGCGGCTGACCCCCGACGGCGTCGCGCAGGCGCTGGCCGCCCACCCGCGCATCGGTGAACGACCGGCCGGCGCGGACCGCGAGTCCGCCTGGTCGCGCCGCGAGCAGGCCGGCGTCGCCGGCGCCGACGCCGGCACCCGGGCCGCGCTGGCGGCGGCGAACCGCGAGTACGAGCAGCGCTTCGGCCAGCTGTTCCTGATCTTCGCGAGCGGGCGGACCGAGGCGGAGATCCTGGCCGCGGCCCGCGAGCGGCTCGGAAACGACGACGAGACGGAGCGGCTGGTGGTCCGGGAGGAGCTGCGCCGGATCGCCCTGCTACGCCTGGAGAGGTTGCTGGGATGA
- the uraH gene encoding hydroxyisourate hydrolase, translating to MTEPAGAAQAYARISTHVLDTARGEPAAGVHVRLERRDTGGWNQLAQGHTDDDGRLRRWVPRLGWQAGGYRLIFYVEPYLGGGAFFPEITVAFQVRDPDRHHHVPLLLSPYGYTTYLGS from the coding sequence ATGACCGAACCGGCCGGCGCCGCGCAGGCGTACGCCAGAATCTCCACCCACGTGCTGGACACCGCGCGCGGCGAGCCGGCCGCCGGGGTGCACGTCCGGCTGGAGCGCCGCGACACCGGCGGATGGAACCAGCTCGCGCAGGGCCACACCGACGACGACGGGCGGCTGCGCCGGTGGGTGCCCCGACTCGGCTGGCAGGCCGGCGGGTACCGGCTGATCTTCTACGTGGAGCCGTACCTCGGCGGTGGCGCCTTCTTCCCGGAGATCACCGTGGCGTTCCAGGTCCGCGATCCCGACCGGCACCACCACGTGCCGCTGCTGCTCAGCCCGTACGGCTACACGACCTATCTGGGCAGCTGA
- the pucL gene encoding factor-independent urate hydroxylase produces MGITLGANRYGKAEVRLVRVVRDGARHELRDLTVSVALTGDLADTHLTGDNAHVLPTDTQKNTVYAFARRHGIAEIETFALRLARHFVDSQPAIHSARVRIEEDPWRRLGPHSFQRDGGETRLATVTVTDQPGSDQPGSVTVESGLIGLTLLNSTGSEFTGYPRDEYTTLPETTDRILATAVDARWRHTGVEVDFDDSHGAVRAALVGAFVETYSRSLQQTLYAMGERVLRERPEVAEIRLRLPNRHHLLVDLTPFGLDNPDEVYVATDRPYGLIEATVTREHPAGGS; encoded by the coding sequence ATGGGTATCACACTCGGCGCCAACCGGTACGGCAAGGCGGAGGTGCGCCTGGTCCGGGTGGTACGCGACGGCGCCCGGCACGAACTGCGCGACCTGACGGTGAGCGTCGCGCTCACCGGTGACCTCGCCGACACCCACCTGACCGGCGACAACGCCCACGTGCTTCCCACCGACACCCAGAAGAACACGGTGTACGCGTTCGCCCGCCGGCACGGCATCGCCGAGATCGAGACGTTCGCGCTCCGGCTGGCCCGGCACTTCGTGGACTCCCAGCCGGCGATCCACAGCGCCCGGGTCCGGATCGAGGAGGACCCGTGGCGGCGGCTCGGCCCGCACTCGTTCCAGCGCGACGGCGGCGAGACCCGGCTCGCCACCGTCACCGTCACCGACCAGCCGGGCAGCGACCAGCCGGGCAGCGTGACCGTCGAGTCCGGGCTGATCGGGTTGACGCTGCTCAACTCCACCGGCTCGGAGTTCACCGGCTACCCGCGCGACGAATACACCACCCTGCCGGAGACCACGGACCGGATCCTCGCCACCGCCGTCGACGCCCGCTGGCGGCACACCGGGGTCGAGGTCGACTTCGACGACTCGCACGGGGCGGTGCGGGCGGCCCTGGTCGGCGCCTTCGTGGAAACCTACAGCCGTTCGCTGCAGCAGACCCTCTACGCGATGGGGGAGCGGGTGCTGCGGGAGCGGCCCGAGGTGGCCGAGATCCGGCTCCGGCTGCCCAACCGGCACCACCTGCTTGTCGACCTCACCCCGTTCGGGCTGGACAACCCGGACGAGGTGTACGTCGCCACCGACCGGCCGTACGGGCTGATCGAGGCGACGGTGACCCGCGAGCACCCGGCCGGCGGTTCGTGA
- a CDS encoding FAD binding domain-containing protein, which translates to MEFLQPASWPEALAAKAAHPDALPIAGGTDVMVELNFDRRRPPALLDLGRVTELAEWGTDGDLLRVGAGVTYRRILDELAGRLPGLALAARTVGSPQIRNRGTVGGNLGSASPAGDALPPLLAAGALVELASAGGVRRVPVAEFCTGPKRSVRRPDELIAAVLVPTPAGPEQFAKVGTRNAMVIAVCSFALALRPATRTAGTGIGSAGPTPLRAREAEELLAAELPWHDRAALPAPVVDRFGDLVAAAAAPIDDVRGSAAYRRHALRVLARRTLAWAWAQHREGGDGCG; encoded by the coding sequence ATGGAGTTCCTGCAGCCGGCCAGCTGGCCCGAGGCGCTGGCCGCGAAGGCCGCCCACCCGGACGCGCTGCCGATCGCCGGGGGCACCGACGTGATGGTCGAGCTGAACTTCGACCGGCGGCGGCCACCGGCCCTGCTCGACCTGGGCCGGGTGACCGAGCTGGCCGAGTGGGGCACCGACGGGGACCTGCTGCGGGTCGGCGCCGGGGTGACCTACCGGCGGATTCTCGACGAACTCGCCGGCCGGCTGCCCGGGCTGGCGCTGGCCGCCCGGACCGTCGGCTCGCCGCAGATCCGCAACCGGGGCACCGTCGGCGGCAACCTCGGCTCCGCCTCGCCGGCCGGCGACGCGCTGCCGCCCCTGCTGGCGGCCGGCGCGCTCGTCGAACTCGCCTCGGCGGGCGGGGTGCGGCGGGTGCCGGTGGCCGAGTTCTGCACCGGACCCAAGCGCAGCGTCCGGCGACCGGACGAGCTGATCGCCGCGGTCCTGGTGCCGACCCCGGCCGGGCCGGAGCAGTTCGCGAAGGTCGGCACCCGCAACGCGATGGTGATCGCGGTCTGCTCGTTCGCGCTCGCCCTGCGTCCGGCCACCCGGACCGCCGGCACCGGGATCGGCTCGGCCGGTCCGACCCCGCTGCGGGCGAGAGAAGCCGAGGAGCTGCTCGCCGCCGAGCTGCCCTGGCACGACCGGGCGGCGCTGCCGGCGCCGGTGGTCGACCGGTTCGGCGACCTGGTCGCGGCCGCCGCCGCGCCCATCGACGACGTACGCGGCAGCGCCGCCTACCGGCGACACGCGCTGCGGGTACTGGCCCGCCGGACGCTGGCCTGGGCCTGGGCGCAGCACCGCGAAGGGGGAGACGGATGCGGCTGA
- a CDS encoding (2Fe-2S)-binding protein, which yields MRLTCVVNGQPRRADDVWPGESLLYVLRERLGLPGAKNACEQGECGSCTVYLDGTPVCACLVAAGQAQDRIVTTVEGLAGAAGTAEPVGEDVPLDPVQSAFVETGAIQCGFCTPGLIVAVHDLLARRARPSDPEIREALAGNLCRCTGYEKILDAVRLAAARRAES from the coding sequence ATGCGGCTGACCTGTGTGGTGAACGGCCAGCCGAGGCGGGCCGACGACGTCTGGCCGGGCGAGAGCCTGCTGTACGTGCTGCGTGAACGGCTCGGCCTGCCCGGCGCCAAGAACGCCTGCGAGCAGGGCGAGTGCGGCTCCTGCACGGTCTACCTGGACGGCACGCCGGTCTGCGCCTGCCTGGTCGCGGCTGGTCAGGCGCAGGACCGCATTGTGACCACCGTGGAGGGACTGGCCGGTGCCGCCGGCACCGCCGAACCGGTCGGGGAGGACGTGCCGCTCGACCCGGTGCAGAGCGCCTTCGTCGAGACCGGCGCCATCCAGTGTGGATTCTGCACGCCCGGCCTGATCGTCGCCGTCCACGACCTGCTGGCCCGGCGGGCCCGGCCGAGCGATCCGGAGATCCGGGAGGCGCTCGCCGGCAACCTGTGCCGGTGCACCGGGTACGAGAAGATCCTGGACGCGGTCCGGCTGGCCGCCGCCCGGCGGGCCGAGTCGTGA
- a CDS encoding 8-oxoguanine deaminase, translating to MIIIENCAVATVDAAGTEYADGHLVLDEGRIVAVGPGHAGRYHRSVRRVDGTGCLATPGLVNTHHHLYQWATRGLAQQENLFGWLTTLYPVWAGLDAETVAATTAAGLGWLALSGCTTSTDHHYVHPAGAGDLMAAQVAAAGEVGLRFHPCRGSMDLGASRGGLPPDHVVETIDDALAGTADAIDRFHDPAADAMVRVAVAPCSPFSVSPELMTEAAKLARSAGVRLHTHLAETVEEEHYCRTEHGCTPVEYAEQLGWLGDDVWLAHGVHLDDAAVDRLAGTGTGVAHCPSSNARLGAGTARVRDLLDRGVPVGLGVDGPASQEAGQLGAELRQALYAARLRGGPAALTAREALALGTVGGARCLGRAAELGSLEVGKLADVALWRLDGLGHAGIDDPVAALVLGPPAPLELLLVGGRPVVERAELRTVDERDLVRRGRRAHRALLRKARR from the coding sequence GTGATCATCATCGAGAACTGCGCGGTCGCCACCGTCGACGCGGCCGGCACCGAGTACGCTGACGGGCACCTGGTCCTCGACGAGGGCCGCATCGTCGCGGTCGGCCCTGGGCACGCCGGCCGTTACCACCGCTCGGTGCGCCGGGTCGACGGCACCGGCTGCCTGGCCACCCCGGGACTGGTGAACACCCACCACCACCTGTACCAGTGGGCCACCCGGGGGCTGGCCCAGCAGGAGAACCTGTTCGGCTGGCTGACCACGCTCTACCCGGTCTGGGCCGGGCTGGACGCCGAGACGGTCGCCGCCACCACCGCCGCCGGCCTCGGCTGGCTGGCGCTGTCCGGCTGCACCACCAGCACCGACCACCACTACGTCCACCCGGCCGGCGCCGGCGACCTGATGGCCGCCCAGGTCGCCGCGGCCGGCGAGGTGGGGCTGCGGTTCCACCCGTGCCGCGGCTCGATGGACCTCGGCGCGTCCCGGGGCGGGCTGCCGCCGGACCACGTGGTGGAGACCATCGACGACGCGCTCGCCGGCACCGCCGACGCGATCGACCGGTTCCACGATCCCGCCGCCGACGCGATGGTCCGGGTCGCGGTCGCGCCCTGCTCGCCGTTCTCGGTCAGCCCGGAGCTGATGACCGAGGCGGCGAAGCTGGCCCGGTCGGCGGGCGTCCGGCTGCACACCCACCTCGCCGAGACCGTCGAGGAGGAGCACTACTGCCGCACCGAGCACGGCTGTACGCCGGTCGAGTACGCCGAGCAGCTCGGCTGGCTCGGCGACGACGTCTGGCTGGCGCACGGCGTACACCTCGACGACGCCGCGGTGGACCGGCTCGCCGGCACCGGCACCGGCGTGGCGCACTGCCCGAGCTCGAACGCCCGGCTCGGTGCCGGCACCGCCCGGGTCCGGGACCTGCTCGACCGGGGCGTGCCGGTCGGCCTCGGGGTGGACGGCCCCGCCTCGCAGGAGGCGGGGCAGCTCGGCGCCGAGCTGCGGCAGGCGCTCTACGCCGCCCGGCTGCGCGGCGGCCCGGCGGCGCTGACCGCCCGCGAGGCGCTGGCGCTGGGCACCGTCGGCGGCGCCCGCTGCCTGGGGCGGGCCGCGGAGCTGGGTTCGCTGGAGGTCGGCAAGCTGGCCGACGTCGCCCTATGGCGGCTCGACGGGCTCGGGCACGCCGGCATCGACGACCCGGTCGCCGCCCTGGTGCTGGGCCCGCCGGCCCCGCTGGAGCTGCTGCTGGTCGGCGGCCGGCCGGTGGTGGAGCGCGCCGAACTGCGCACAGTGGACGAACGGGACCTGGTCCGGCGCGGCCGGCGCGCGCACCGGGCGCTGCTGCGCAAGGCCCGCCGATGA
- the pucD gene encoding xanthine dehydrogenase subunit D has protein sequence MSVTTGVGAPAAVVPGGVGQSPLRPDGTSKAKGEFAFSSDLWADDMLWGATLRSPHPHARIARIDLAAALALPGVHAVLTAEDVPGERHYGLEVVDQPVLAYDEIRYQGEPVAVVAADHPETARRAAALITVDYRVRPPVTDPEAALAAGQLVRHVPVRRGDPAATAEVVVTGDYQVGMQDQAFLGPESGLAVPAADGGVDLWIATQWLHVDQRQVAAALGLPTDLVRLHLAGVGGAFGAREDLSMQVHASLLALRTGRPVKMVYSREESFFGHVHRHPATLRYEHGATADGRLVYVRARILLDGGAYTSSTPAVVANAATLGIGPYQVPNVVMDAYGVHTNNPPCGAMRGFGAVQACFAYESQMDKLAAALGLDPVEVRLRNAMETGSVLPTGQRVEGPAPVARLLELVRDRPPPPPAGGDPREWPGGVANTTRGEGVVRGVGYAIGIKNVCFSEGFDDYSTARVRLELLGGVPAVLVHTAAAEVGQGLVTVQAQIARTELGVARVTVAAADTSVGSAGSSSASRQTYVTGGAVRAACQAVRARLLARLPTGPAELRLVDGKVVDAGGAVVADLVDLVSDEPIEETVRWRHRPTHPLDPVTGQGDAHVQYAFAAHRATVEVDTELGLVRVVEIATAQDVGKAVNPAAVLGQIQGGTAQGLGLALMEEIQVVDGLIRNPSFTDYLIPTILDVPPMAVDVLELADPHAPYGLRGVGEPPTISSTPAVVAAIRAATGLPLPRVPVRPEHLTGVG, from the coding sequence ATGAGCGTGACGACCGGGGTCGGGGCGCCGGCCGCCGTGGTGCCCGGCGGGGTGGGGCAGAGCCCGCTGCGACCGGACGGCACCAGCAAGGCCAAGGGCGAGTTCGCCTTCTCCTCCGACCTCTGGGCCGACGACATGCTGTGGGGGGCGACCCTGCGCAGCCCGCACCCGCACGCCCGGATCGCACGGATCGACCTCGCCGCCGCGCTCGCCCTGCCCGGCGTGCACGCCGTATTGACCGCCGAGGACGTGCCGGGTGAGCGGCACTACGGGCTGGAGGTCGTCGACCAGCCGGTGCTCGCCTACGACGAGATCCGCTACCAGGGGGAACCGGTCGCGGTGGTGGCCGCCGACCACCCGGAGACGGCCCGCCGCGCCGCCGCCCTGATCACCGTCGACTACCGGGTCCGGCCGCCGGTCACCGACCCGGAGGCGGCGCTGGCCGCCGGTCAGCTCGTCCGGCACGTACCGGTCCGGCGCGGCGACCCGGCCGCCACCGCCGAGGTGGTGGTGACCGGCGACTACCAGGTCGGCATGCAGGACCAGGCATTCCTCGGGCCGGAGTCCGGGCTGGCCGTGCCGGCCGCCGACGGCGGTGTCGACCTCTGGATCGCCACCCAGTGGCTGCACGTCGACCAGCGGCAGGTGGCCGCCGCGCTCGGCCTGCCCACCGATCTGGTCCGGCTGCACCTGGCCGGCGTCGGTGGCGCGTTCGGCGCCCGCGAGGACCTGTCGATGCAGGTGCACGCCAGCCTGCTGGCGCTGCGCACCGGCCGGCCGGTGAAGATGGTCTACTCCCGGGAGGAGTCCTTCTTCGGCCACGTGCACCGGCATCCGGCGACCCTGCGGTACGAGCACGGCGCCACCGCCGACGGCCGGCTGGTCTATGTGCGGGCGCGCATCCTGCTCGACGGCGGTGCGTACACCTCCAGCACCCCGGCGGTGGTGGCCAACGCCGCCACCCTCGGCATCGGCCCGTACCAGGTGCCGAACGTGGTGATGGACGCGTACGGCGTACACACCAACAATCCGCCGTGCGGGGCGATGCGCGGCTTCGGCGCGGTGCAGGCCTGCTTCGCGTACGAGTCGCAGATGGACAAGCTGGCCGCCGCGCTCGGCCTGGACCCGGTCGAGGTGCGGCTGCGCAACGCGATGGAGACCGGTTCGGTGCTGCCGACCGGGCAGCGGGTGGAGGGCCCGGCGCCGGTGGCCCGGCTGCTGGAGCTGGTCCGTGACCGGCCGCCCCCGCCGCCGGCCGGCGGCGACCCGCGGGAGTGGCCGGGCGGGGTGGCCAACACCACCCGGGGCGAGGGGGTGGTCCGCGGCGTCGGCTACGCCATCGGGATCAAGAACGTCTGCTTCTCCGAGGGCTTCGACGACTACTCCACCGCCCGGGTCCGGCTGGAACTGCTCGGCGGGGTGCCGGCGGTGCTGGTGCACACCGCCGCCGCCGAGGTCGGCCAGGGCCTGGTGACCGTGCAGGCGCAGATCGCCCGCACCGAGCTGGGCGTCGCGCGGGTGACCGTCGCGGCCGCCGACACCTCGGTCGGCAGCGCCGGGTCGTCGTCGGCGTCCCGGCAGACCTACGTCACCGGCGGCGCGGTCCGGGCGGCCTGCCAGGCGGTCCGCGCCCGGCTGCTGGCCCGGCTGCCGACTGGACCGGCGGAGCTGCGGCTGGTCGACGGCAAGGTGGTCGACGCCGGTGGTGCGGTGGTGGCCGACCTGGTCGACCTGGTCAGTGACGAGCCGATCGAGGAGACCGTACGCTGGCGGCACCGGCCGACCCACCCGCTCGACCCGGTCACCGGCCAGGGCGACGCGCACGTGCAGTACGCGTTCGCCGCGCACCGGGCCACCGTCGAGGTGGACACCGAGCTCGGCCTGGTCCGGGTGGTGGAGATCGCCACCGCCCAGGACGTCGGGAAGGCGGTCAACCCGGCGGCGGTGCTCGGCCAGATTCAGGGCGGCACCGCGCAGGGCCTCGGGCTGGCGCTGATGGAGGAGATCCAGGTGGTCGACGGGCTGATCCGCAACCCGTCGTTCACCGACTACCTGATCCCGACCATCCTCGACGTCCCGCCGATGGCGGTGGACGTGCTGGAGCTGGCCGACCCGCACGCCCCGTACGGGCTGCGCGGGGTGGGGGAGCCGCCGACCATCTCCTCGACGCCAGCGGTGGTGGCCGCCATCCGGGCCGCCACCGGGCTGCCGCTGCCCCGGGTGCCGGTCCGCCCCGAGCACCTGACCGGGGTGGGCTGA
- the allB gene encoding allantoinase AllB gives MTEAVGVLAVRSRRVVTPDGERAAVVRIHAGRIVGLTEHDDFPADGVDLGELALLPGLVDTHVHVNEPGRTEWEGFETATRAALAGGVTTIVDMPLNSLPPTVTADALRIKRLAAAGRCHVDVGFWGGAVPGHLADLPDLHAAGVFGFKAFLIDSGVPEFPPLDPAGLVAALRAVPGALFVLHAEDPAAVAAAPPSDRYADFVASRPPAAETRAVAVALQAARATGAKVHILHLSAADALPLITAARADGVAVTVETCPHYLALSAEAVPDGGTQFKCCPPIRDEANRDALWAALADGDIDCVVSDHSPCVPALKRFDTGDFAAAWGGIASVQLGLPVVWTAARRRGHTLADVARWMAASPARVAGLPTKGRIAPGADADLIAVDPDAEFTVDPALLWHRHPVTPYAGQRLTGVVRAAWLGGRPVTPHGPPTGRLLTRNGAAG, from the coding sequence ATGACCGAGGCAGTCGGCGTGCTGGCGGTACGGTCCCGGCGGGTGGTCACCCCCGACGGGGAGCGGGCCGCGGTGGTCCGGATCCACGCCGGACGGATCGTCGGGCTGACCGAGCACGACGACTTCCCGGCGGACGGCGTCGACCTCGGTGAGCTGGCTCTGCTGCCGGGCCTGGTCGACACCCACGTGCACGTCAACGAGCCCGGCCGGACCGAATGGGAGGGCTTCGAGACGGCCACCCGGGCGGCGCTGGCCGGCGGGGTGACCACCATCGTGGACATGCCGCTCAACTCGTTGCCGCCCACCGTCACCGCCGACGCACTGCGGATCAAACGGCTGGCCGCGGCCGGCCGCTGCCACGTCGACGTCGGCTTCTGGGGCGGCGCGGTGCCGGGCCATCTGGCCGACCTGCCGGACCTGCACGCCGCCGGGGTGTTCGGATTCAAGGCGTTCCTGATCGACTCCGGGGTGCCGGAGTTCCCGCCGCTGGACCCCGCCGGACTGGTCGCCGCGCTGCGGGCGGTGCCCGGCGCGCTGTTCGTGCTGCACGCCGAGGATCCCGCCGCGGTCGCCGCCGCGCCGCCGTCCGACCGGTACGCGGACTTCGTCGCCAGCCGCCCGCCGGCCGCCGAGACCCGGGCGGTCGCGGTCGCGTTGCAGGCCGCCCGCGCCACCGGCGCGAAGGTGCACATCCTGCACCTGTCGGCCGCCGACGCGCTGCCGCTGATCACGGCGGCCCGCGCCGACGGCGTCGCGGTCACCGTGGAGACCTGCCCGCACTACCTGGCCCTGTCGGCCGAGGCGGTCCCGGACGGCGGCACCCAGTTCAAGTGCTGCCCGCCGATCCGGGACGAGGCCAACCGGGACGCGCTCTGGGCGGCGCTCGCCGACGGCGACATCGACTGCGTCGTCTCCGACCACTCGCCGTGCGTACCGGCGCTCAAGCGGTTCGACACCGGCGACTTCGCCGCCGCCTGGGGCGGGATCGCGTCGGTGCAGCTCGGCCTCCCGGTGGTCTGGACGGCCGCCCGGCGCCGCGGACACACCCTGGCCGACGTCGCCCGCTGGATGGCCGCCAGCCCGGCCCGGGTCGCCGGCCTGCCGACCAAGGGCCGGATCGCCCCGGGCGCCGACGCCGACCTGATCGCCGTCGACCCGGACGCCGAGTTCACCGTCGACCCGGCGCTGCTGTGGCACCGGCATCCGGTCACCCCGTACGCCGGTCAGCGGCTGACCGGGGTGGTGCGGGCCGCCTGGCTGGGCGGTCGGCCGGTGACCCCGCACGGCCCGCCGACCGGCCGGCTGCTGACCAGGAACGGGGCGGCCGGATGA